In Methanobrevibacter woesei, the genomic window GAAACTGATTTATTCGGTGAACAAGCTGTTTTATGTGGTGGTATTACTGCATTAATTAATGCTGGTTTCCAAACTTTAGTTGAAGCTGGTTACCAACCTGAAATTGCTTACTTTGAAACTTGTCACGAAGTAAAACTTATTGTAGATGATATCTATGAAAATGGTTTCGGTGGAATGTGGAAAGATGTAAGTAACACAGCTGAATACGGTGGATTAACTAGAAGAGATTATGTTATCACTGAAGAAACCAAAAAAGGTATGAAAAAAGTTTTATCTGAAATCCAAGATGGTACCTTTAAAAAACAATTTGCTGATGAAAATGCTACTGATGGTGCTAACTTAAAAGAAATGAGAGCTGCTGAAGAGCAAGAAGATATTGAAACCGTCGGTAAAAGATTAAGAATTGCTTGTGGATTACAAAAAGAAGATTAAATTTCTTTAATCTTTTTTTTATCTTATTTTTTTAAATAATATATTTTCATTCTAATTTTTCATTTGGTGTTATTTCATGGCGTTTATAGGAATGGATCATGGTACAACAGGAATTTCTTTTTGTATAATGGATGATAATGAAGAAATCATTGATATTTTTAAGATTGGAAGAGAACAAAGTAAAAAAGGAGAAGTTTCACCTGTTGAAGAATTATCTAAACGTGTTGATTTAGATTCTGTTAAATTAATGGCAATTACTTATTCAATGGGGGATGGAATTAATAAAATTTCACCTATTGATAAAGTTAAAGATAGGGGTATTTTGTCTATTGATGGTGCTGGAAAAGTTACTGGTGGAGGAACTTCTGTTTACAGCGAACTTCAATCTACAAATATTCCAGCTATTTTAATTCCAGGTCTTCATAAAGATTCTGATTCTCTTGATCCTTTATTTAGAGCAGCTTATTCTCATCAGGCTAGTCCAGAAAAAGTTAGCATATGTTACAATGCATTTAAAGAGACTGGTTGGGAGAACATGATTGTTGCAGATATTAGCTCTAACAGTGTTGATATTTTAATTGAGAATTCTAGAATCAAAGGAGCTATGGATGCTTGTGTTGGTGCAATGGGAGTTATTCACGGACCTCTTGATTTGCAGATGATTCGTGATATAGATGAAGGTAAATGCAGTGCTAATGAAGCTTTTTCCAATGCAGGTGCTGTTAAAATAGCAGGTATTGAAGGAAAGGTAGCTAATCTAAAAGATGCTCTTTTTGAAAAATATATTGATGGCGATGAAGATGCTAAACTAGCTGTTGATACTTTAATTATGACCGTTGCTATGGAAATTGCTGGATTAATAGCTGTTAGTAAAAATAAAATTGAAGGTGTTGTATTAACTGGTTCTGTAGGTTCCTGTAAAAATCCTTTTGATTTTGAAAAAGAGATTAATAAATATTTAAAAGATAATTATCCTTTAAAAGTTATATCAAAAGAATCAGGAGCTATTGGAGCTGCACAAATAGCTTTTGATTTATATAATGGTAAAAAAGAGATTTTAGGTATTCCTGCGGAATACTAATTTTTTTTATTCTTTAATTGAGATGAAAAGTACTTTTCCACCTTTTATGGTTCTCAATTGCCCTTCACTTTCTAGGACAGGGTTTATAAAATTATCAATGGCTATTAGTCTTCCTTCATATTCTTCGCCATTTTTAAGTCCAACAATCACATTTTTTCCTTTAAATTGAATTAGCTGAGGGTTTTCTTGATTATCCATAGCTCTTCATCCTTTCATTAATTAAAATTATATTGTTGAACATACTTTATATAATGTAGTATTGTTTGTAATAGTAAAAACTATTAAATAATATGTTGAACTAATTAAATTTTAGTAGGTGTAAACATGGCTGTAAATCAATTAGAAAGAAATTTAGAGAGTATTACCAGAACAATTTCATACTTGAAATCTAAAGGATATAAAGATGAAAATAAAATAAAAGAATTAGAAGAAGAAAGAAAGAAAATGCTTAAATCACTTAATATTAATTAAACTCTTATTTTAACCACTCTTTCATTTTATTTAAATCTCCACACATGTCTAATGTAAGTGGAGTCAATGTAACTTTTTGTTTTTTTCTTAAGGAGTGGGAGTCTGTCTGTTCATCATTATGTTCATATAATGCTCCATCAATCCAGTAGTAAGGTTTTCCTCTTGGGTCTAATCTTCTTTTGACTATTGGTGTGAACATTCTAGTTCCTAATTCTACTACATCAAATTCTTCATCAACAGGGTTTGATGGAATATTAAGATTTAATAAATCTACTCCTTCAGGTAATCCTTTTTTTAATACTATTTTTACCAGTTTTTTAAGCATTTTTCCTGCAAAACTAAAGTCTACTTCAACAGCACCATTTTCAAATTTGATGTCGCTTCTTGTAACTTCTTGTGAAATAGCTATTGTTGGAATATTAAAACTTGCTGCTTCTAGGGCTGCTCCAATTGTACCTGATGTAGTTAATTCTGCTTTTCCAATATTCATTCCAGTATTTATTCCGGAAATCATTATATCTGGTTTATCTTCCATTATTTCAAAAAGAGCCATTGTTACAGCATCAGTTGGTGTTCCTGTGACTCCATATCCCATTGATCCATCAGCTATTGTTGTTGGGTTTATTCTTAGTGGTTCGTATAATGTTAATGCATGTCCTATTCCACTTTGTTGTGTCTCTGGAGCTACTACTGTAACGTCACATATTTCTTCAACGGCTTTTTTTGCAGCTAATATCCCTGTAGCATGTATTCCATCATCATTACTTATTAAAGCTTTCATATCTATTAATTAATGATTATAAATTAAAATATTTTATGATTAAATTGACTTCAGATTTTTTCTATTAACATTAATAAGTAAGCTTAATAAGGCACTTTTTATAAATTAATATTAATAGTTATTTTTTGAACAAATTTTTGTATGGGTGGAATTTTGGAAAAACCTCAGCTGATTAATTTTATTGCGAAAGTTATGGAGGAATCTGGTTTTAAAGTTTATAAGAACTTTAAAACATCACAGAGGGTTATTGATATATATGCTATACTTCCAACAACATTGGGGGATTTTGGTGTTGTTGTAGCATGTAATAATTATGATAAGAATTTTGAAGTATCTGTGGATTTATTAAAGGAAATGGAAGATGTTGCTGACAACTTAAAAGCATCTAAAGTAGCTATTATCACTTCTTCTTATTTTACAGAACAAGCAACCAATTATGCTCTTAGAAAAAATATTAAATTGGTTGATAGGGAAAACTTGCTTGAAATGGCTAAAAAATATCAGATGAAAGAAGAAACACAGCCAGAATTTGAAGAGGAAGTTTATGATGATGCCGGCTATGATGATTTTGATTATATAGGTGATGAATATCCTGAATATAGTTATGATGCAGATGATATGGATTATTTAAGTTCTGAACGTCAGGAAAATCCTATGCTTTATCAGAATTCATTATATAAACAAATTGGTGAAGATCGTAAAGGCAACTTCCTTTCAAGGTTAACTCATCGTTCCAAGGTAACCTCTTCTTCATTATATGGTTCTAATAAAAGGAGAAATATTTTAGATACATTAAGGCCATTTTTATCTAATCCAATTATATTGATTATTCTTATAGTGGCTGTAATTTACATATTGTCTTATATTTTAGGTAATCTATTGGGAATTGATGCAGGAATTGTAGGATTAATACAACTATTGGCTGCATTAATCTTAGCTTATGGTGTTACCTTTTACATTGAAAGAAATAGGTTCTTTATTATTAAAGGAACTATTATCTTCTTTGTATCATTGATAATTCTAATATTATTAATCTTATTCTAATTTCCACTTTTTTTTATATTTTTATAATTTAAAATAATTAATAAAGCACCTAAAAGATAGAATAACCAGATCATGATGTCTGTTGGACCTGTTTCAATCCAAATTAAAGTATGTGCTAAAATAATTGAATAGATTCCAATTCCAATACCTTTTTTATTAACTGCAACAGTATGGACTAATTTTGTAAATAATCCTAAAAACAGCATCTGTATTGTAAGGCCTATCATTCCAAAATCAAGGTATACTGGTCCAAATAGACTAGATGTTAAACAAACATTATCATGGAGCACATAATTGCCTACAAAGGTTCTCGGGCTTCCTGATGAAAAAATCATTGATAGAATATGTCCATCTGTTGTACCACCTAAAGGTATGATTCTCTCAAAGACTTCTAATGTAAATCCACATCTATAAAATATTAATTCAATTGGGTTAAGCATCCAATGTTGGTTAGCTATTGATTGTGATGCAATATAACCAATTCCTGCTCCTCCAATTAGAATAGCTAAGATAAAGATTATTCCTATTTTTTTGTTGATTTTGCCTATATAATATAATGTTATGAAGACACTTGCAAGAATACCGAGAAGTGAAGTTCTATATCCATTAAGTCCGAAAAGCAATGCTCCAACTGCTACAAGGAGAAGATATCTTTTTTTATAATATTTAGCAAGGAAAATATTAATTGCAGGTAGAAAGAGTACATAAGAAACTCTCCATATATTTGTTGTTGCATTTGATTTAAGCACACTATCAAATAATGGGATTCCTCCAAGTAAAATAAGGTTTATGCCCTGTAATATAATAGCTAGTAAAACAATTCCAAGCAATAATTTTTTAGATAGGATTTTATTTATTTTCTCACTAATTGAAGAGGAATAAGATGAATCATACTTCAATCCATATTTAACAAATGCAACCCCTATTAAAAAGATTATTATTGCATATATTATTGTTGAAATAACTTCAATGTCTAATGGGTCTTCAAATCGATAATTAAATGATCCGATGTAACCTGCTATTAAAAATACAGCTATTATTACTGTAATAATAGGGGGTGCAAAGAAATCTATTTTTTTATTCATATTCTTGCCTCATAATTCTCTTGCTGATATTGTTAGATTACCACCAAAGTTAGGCATTGCAGCTACGTGTGTATGCACATAACTTGCAAGTGTGTTGCCTTCAATAAATCCATCTTGATTTTCAAAAGATCCACGGCCACGTAATATTTTAAATGCAAATTTGTTTTTTAAGTTATTTTTATCCACTAAAACTTTTGAATAGTGGAATTCATGTCCATTGAATTTTTCACCTTTTTTAGAGATTATATTGTCTTCTTGAACTTCAGCTATTGTATATTTCAAAGCTTGAACTCTATCAGTTAATATGGATTTATATGGATAGGCAGAAACCATTTTATCATCATGGATTGAGTTCATAAGATACATTAACCCTCCACATTCAGCAAAAAGTGGCCTATTGTCCTCATGGAACTTTTTAATATCTTTTAGCATGGAGCTATTGGAGGATAATTCTTTAGAAAACAACTCAGGATATCCTCCACCAATGTACAATGCATCAACATCTGGCAGGTGTTCGTCCTTTAAAGGTGAGAAGTAGTGTATTTTAGCATGGTTGTCTTCTAAAGATTCAATGTTTTCTTTATAATAAAAATTAAAGACTTCATCATAAGCTACAGCAATGTTAACCTTTTGTTTATTTAATTTATTCCATATTGGTTCTCTATTAGCAGTTATTTTTGGAGATTCTTTCATAATCTCGACTAATCTATCTAAATCAATAGATTCTTTAATGGTTTTAGACCACATGTCAATAAATTTTAAGGAATTTTCACGTTCAACAGCTGGAACAAGTCCTAAATGTCTTTGTTCAATACTGATGGTGTCATCACGTTTAATTCCACCAATAACTTCAACACCAGTAATTTCTTCAATAGAACGTTTTGTTTTTTGGTAATGGGCTTCATGTTTAACTTTATTCAAAATGACTCCAGCTATGTTAATTTCAGGGTCTAGGCTTTTAAATCCTAAAACAATAGCTGCTGCACTTTTAACTAAACTTTTAGAATTAACAATGAGAATTACTGGTGCATTTAATGCTTTAGCTATTGAAGCAGTACTTCCAATATCGTTAACAGAGTCAATTCCTTCAAATAATCCTCTAACACCTTCTATAATTCCCATATCTTTACCATTCATTCCTTTTATAAAAGAATCCCGTACTTGACCTTCGCTCATAAAAAATGAGTCTAAATTTCTTGATACATTTCCAGTAGCTAGTGTATGGTAAGATGGATCAATATAGTCGGGTCCAACTTTAAATGGTTGTACATTATATTTTTCACTTAGTGCTTTCATAATTCCTGTTGAAATGGTGGTTTTTCCAACAGCACTGCCAGTTCCTGCTAATATTATTCTCATGTTATCAATTTATAATAGTTAATAATATTTAATAACTTCTTATTTTTCGCTATGCTTAGTATTAAGTACTTTTTTATAAGTTTTAATAATAAATTGTGTTTATTTTATTATAAATTAGTTATTTTTCCAATATATTTTGAATATTATTTAGTTTATAGAATATAAAATAAAATCTCTTTATAATTTTTTTATTT contains:
- a CDS encoding methanogenesis marker 12 protein; the encoded protein is MAFIGMDHGTTGISFCIMDDNEEIIDIFKIGREQSKKGEVSPVEELSKRVDLDSVKLMAITYSMGDGINKISPIDKVKDRGILSIDGAGKVTGGGTSVYSELQSTNIPAILIPGLHKDSDSLDPLFRAAYSHQASPEKVSICYNAFKETGWENMIVADISSNSVDILIENSRIKGAMDACVGAMGVIHGPLDLQMIRDIDEGKCSANEAFSNAGAVKIAGIEGKVANLKDALFEKYIDGDEDAKLAVDTLIMTVAMEIAGLIAVSKNKIEGVVLTGSVGSCKNPFDFEKEINKYLKDNYPLKVISKESGAIGAAQIAFDLYNGKKEILGIPAEY
- a CDS encoding LSM domain-containing protein, coding for MDNQENPQLIQFKGKNVIVGLKNGEEYEGRLIAIDNFINPVLESEGQLRTIKGGKVLFISIKE
- the surE gene encoding 5'/3'-nucleotidase SurE, whose translation is MKALISNDDGIHATGILAAKKAVEEICDVTVVAPETQQSGIGHALTLYEPLRINPTTIADGSMGYGVTGTPTDAVTMALFEIMEDKPDIMISGINTGMNIGKAELTTSGTIGAALEAASFNIPTIAISQEVTRSDIKFENGAVEVDFSFAGKMLKKLVKIVLKKGLPEGVDLLNLNIPSNPVDEEFDVVELGTRMFTPIVKRRLDPRGKPYYWIDGALYEHNDEQTDSHSLRKKQKVTLTPLTLDMCGDLNKMKEWLK
- a CDS encoding restriction endonuclease, which gives rise to MEKPQLINFIAKVMEESGFKVYKNFKTSQRVIDIYAILPTTLGDFGVVVACNNYDKNFEVSVDLLKEMEDVADNLKASKVAIITSSYFTEQATNYALRKNIKLVDRENLLEMAKKYQMKEETQPEFEEEVYDDAGYDDFDYIGDEYPEYSYDADDMDYLSSERQENPMLYQNSLYKQIGEDRKGNFLSRLTHRSKVTSSSLYGSNKRRNILDTLRPFLSNPIILIILIVAVIYILSYILGNLLGIDAGIVGLIQLLAALILAYGVTFYIERNRFFIIKGTIIFFVSLIILILLILF
- a CDS encoding oligosaccharide repeat unit polymerase family protein translates to MNKKIDFFAPPIITVIIAVFLIAGYIGSFNYRFEDPLDIEVISTIIYAIIIFLIGVAFVKYGLKYDSSYSSSISEKINKILSKKLLLGIVLLAIILQGINLILLGGIPLFDSVLKSNATTNIWRVSYVLFLPAINIFLAKYYKKRYLLLVAVGALLFGLNGYRTSLLGILASVFITLYYIGKINKKIGIIFILAILIGGAGIGYIASQSIANQHWMLNPIELIFYRCGFTLEVFERIIPLGGTTDGHILSMIFSSGSPRTFVGNYVLHDNVCLTSSLFGPVYLDFGMIGLTIQMLFLGLFTKLVHTVAVNKKGIGIGIYSIILAHTLIWIETGPTDIMIWLFYLLGALLIILNYKNIKKSGN
- the cfbB gene encoding Ni-sirohydrochlorin a,c-diamide synthase; its protein translation is MRIILAGTGSAVGKTTISTGIMKALSEKYNVQPFKVGPDYIDPSYHTLATGNVSRNLDSFFMSEGQVRDSFIKGMNGKDMGIIEGVRGLFEGIDSVNDIGSTASIAKALNAPVILIVNSKSLVKSAAAIVLGFKSLDPEINIAGVILNKVKHEAHYQKTKRSIEEITGVEVIGGIKRDDTISIEQRHLGLVPAVERENSLKFIDMWSKTIKESIDLDRLVEIMKESPKITANREPIWNKLNKQKVNIAVAYDEVFNFYYKENIESLEDNHAKIHYFSPLKDEHLPDVDALYIGGGYPELFSKELSSNSSMLKDIKKFHEDNRPLFAECGGLMYLMNSIHDDKMVSAYPYKSILTDRVQALKYTIAEVQEDNIISKKGEKFNGHEFHYSKVLVDKNNLKNKFAFKILRGRGSFENQDGFIEGNTLASYVHTHVAAMPNFGGNLTISAREL